The following are encoded in a window of Poecile atricapillus isolate bPoeAtr1 chromosome 3, bPoeAtr1.hap1, whole genome shotgun sequence genomic DNA:
- the BFSP1 gene encoding filensin, with protein MYRSSFLREVRKEKYERSDAYDELRGSPEFDSLAQARGLENLQELNERFASYINRARVLEQRNSILRKQLETFQRMDELVGLDEAFAGQIEFNRQRMRELASDRAKLEREEKDAQRMLDEYRNKYRNEREYQQRLKETLERLNKEADEALLCNLELQIESQFLQDDINATKDRYKKNLMEIQTYVNVLQQIIQTTPRVSPITTGICEEKVIAERRIPVLQSQLEEYKSILCQLQAQKYKLQTETTMLEQAIKNTQESYDDEIQLYNEQIENLRKGIEEAERILEKYTTDCRQLVIYQQSLENELERYKRIIENEDSRLNSAIAGTPVTLFTQIYRPAQPQASRGRDITQAMQDIASVKPRQKALTKKIARKKELMSRDITDSHSPERMYERTLEGFDQDQMEFRHGGSVRCEPEQEGPEFDEKEMGPEDVPDGAQISKAFDKLCNIVREKIRVYKRPEAKPDAHPKGRYVLVTGEEGHEEPCILAPSIPPGGGITVSTGNGKVMNGGDVEPIPELPEPAEPSEKEKGEICERREEFEIPDKQREEGKEDVLEWGKKARGKIEQIAKYPDISEPETAPSPGLISPTEPGLLRETEYEREDKQGLLFREAALPGSMSYEKVEVVESIEKFSDDRIQTYEETAMIVETMIEKTSKKKPGDKGS; from the exons ATGTACAGGAGCAGCTTCCTGCGCGAGGTACGCAAGGAGAAGTACGAGCGCTCAGATGCCTACGATGAGCTGCGAGGCTCCCCGGAATTCGACAGCTTGGCCCAAGCCCGGGGCTTGGAGAACCTGCAGGAGCTCAACGAGCGCTTCGCCAGCTACATCAACCGGGCGCGTGTGCTGGAGCAGCGCAACAGCATCCTGCGCAAGCAGCTGGAGACCTTCCAGCGCATGGATGAGCTGGTGGGCTTGGACGAGGCCTTTGCTGGGCAGATCGAGTTCAACCGCCAGCGGATGCGGGAGCTGGCTTCGGACCGAGCCAAGCTGGAGCGGGAGGAGAAGGACGCCCAGCGCATGCTCGACGAGTACCGCAACAA GTATAGAAACGAACGTGAATATCAGCAGAGGCTAAAAGAAACCCTGGAGCGCCTTAATAAA GAAGCTGATGAAGCCCTGCTGTgcaacctggagctgcagatcGAGTCGCAGTTCCTGCAGGATGACATTAACGCCACAAAGGACAGATACAAGAAG AACCTCATGGAAATCCAGACCTACGTCAATGTCTTGCAGCAGATCATCCAGACAACTCCTCGTGTGTCCCCAATAACCACTGGCATATGTGAG GAAAAAGTGATAGCAGAGAGGAGGATCCCTGTTCTGCAGAGCCAGCTGGAGGAATACAAGAGCATCCTCTGCCAGCTACAGGCACAGAAATACAAGCTGCAGACAGAG ACAACCATGCTGGAGCAAGCAATTAAAAACACCCAGGAGAGTTATGACGATGAAATTCAGCTTTACAATGAGCAGATTGAAAACCTTAGGAAGGGGATAGAGGAGGCTGAGAGGATCTTGGAGAAGTACACCACTGACTGCCGCCAGCTGGTGATCTACCAGCAGTCCCTGGAGAATGAGCTGGAACGGTACAAACGGATCATCGAGAATGAGGACAGCCG GTTAAACTCTGCTATAGCAGGAACCCCAGTCACACTCTTCACACAGATATACCGACCTGCCCAGCCTCAGGCTTCAAGGGGAAGAG aTATCACCCAGGCCATGCAAGACATCGCCAGTGTAAAGCCCAGACAAAAAGCCCTGACAAAGAAAATCGCCAGGAAAAAGGAGCTGATGTCAAGAGACATAACCGACAGTCACTCGCCTGAAAGAATGTACGAAAGAACTCTGGAAGGTTTTGACCAAGATCAGATGGAGTTTAGGCACGGAGGCTCAGTCAGGTGTGAACCTGAGCAGGAAGGACCAGAATTTGATGAGAAAGAAATGGGCCCAGAGGACGTACCTGACGGAGCCCAGATAAGCAAAGCCTTTGATAAATTGTGTAACATTGTGAGGGAGAAAATAAGAGTCTACAAGAGACCAGAGGCTAAGCCTGATGCCCATCCCAAAGGGCGTTACGTGCTGGTGACAGGGGAGGAAGGCCATGAAGAACCGTGCATCTTGGCCCCCTCTATCCCTCCTGGGGGAGGGATCACAGTTTCCACTGGCAACGGGAAGGTGATGAATGGTGGTGACGTGGAGCCCATACCAGAGCTGCCAGAGCCTGCCGAACcatctgaaaaagagaaaggggaaatCTGTGAAAGGAGAGAAGAGTTTGAAATCCCAGATAAacagagagaggaagggaaagaagacGTGCttgaatgggggaaaaaagcaagaggaaaaattGAGCAAATCGCAAAGTACCCGGACATCTCTGAGCCTGAGACAGCTCCTTCCCCCGGTCTGATAAGCCCAACTGAGCCAGGACTCCTTCGAGAGACAGAATATGAGCGAGAAGATAAGCAGGGCCTTTTGTTCAGGGAGGCAGCCTTACCTGGCTCTATGAGCTATGAGAAggtggaggtggtggagtccaTTGAGAAGTTTTCAGATGACAGAATTCAGACGTACGAAGAGACAGCAATGATTGTCGAGACAATGATAGAGAAAACAAGCAAGAAGAAACCAGGTGACAAAGGCTCCTAA